One Streptomyces umbrinus genomic window, GGGCGGTGCCGGGCGTCGTGCCGGCGGCCGCGGACGCCTTGCGGACGGCAAGAGAACTCACTGTGCTGCCTCCTGCTTGTTACGGGAGTTCGCGGCCCGCAGGAAGCCGAAGGACAGGACCAGCGTGACGACGGCGATGATCACCGCGGTCGCCGCCGCCGAGTGGATGTCGCCCTTGCGGAAGGCGTCCTGGTACACCTTCATCAGCGGACTCCAGGTCGTCGACACGGAGTTGGTCAGGGGTTTGAGGGTGGTCGGCTCGCTGAACACCTGGAGCGTCGCGATGATCGAGAAGAAGAAGGTCAGCACCAGCGAGGGCGCCACCATCGGGATCTTGATCCTGACCGCGATCTGCAGCGGGGTGGCCCCGTCCAGCTTCGCCGCCTCGTACACCTCGGCCGGGATGGACTGCAGCGCGGTGTAGATGACGATCATGTTGAAGCCGGTGCCGCCCCACACCGCGATGTTGGACAGCGCGAGATACAGCGGCCCGCCGTCCAGCAGGTCAGGCTGCGGCATGCCCAGTTTGTCGAGGACGAAGTAGAAGGGGCTGACGTCCGGCAGGTACAGAAAGCCCCACAGCATCGCCGCGACGACACCCGGAATGGCGTACGGGAGGAAGATCGCGAGCCGGGTGACCGGCGCGAGGCGGACCCGGTCGGTGTCGAGCATCAGCGCGAAGAGCAGCGCGAGCCCGAGCATCACCGGCACCACGATGGCGCCGTAGCCGAGCACGCGCACGGCTCCGTCGAGCAGCTGGGAGTCGGTGAGGGAGTCGGTGTAGTTCTCCAGGCCCGCCCAGACCTCCTCGCGGGCGCCCGCGCCCAGGCCGAGGCCCTTGACCTGGACCTTGTGCAGGCTGAGCCACACCGCGTAGCCGATGGGCAGCGCGAAGAAGAGGGCGAACAGGATCGTCGCGGGGAGGAGGAAGGCATACGGGGCCCCCTTGACCCCGTACGACTTCCGGCGTGCGCTCGTCACTCCGCGACCTCGAAGCCCTGCTTCTTGAGGTCGGCGACGGTCTCGCCCTGCATCGTCTTCAGGGCGGCGCCGAAGTCCGACTTGTTCTTGGCGGCGGAACCGAACGCGTCGTTGAACGTGGTGTACGCGACGTTCACGTTCGGGCCCCACGCGGAGGGAGCCGTGGTCTTCGCGATGTCGGCGGCCTGGGTGTAGAAGTCCGTCTGGTTCGAGAAGAAGGCCGGCGGCTCGGTGAACGCGTCACTGGTCTGCGCGGTCGTGGCGGCCGGGTAGATGCCGCCTTCCTTCGCGAGCGCGGTCAGCGCCTTCGGGTCCGTGTTCAGCCAGGCGGCGAACTTCGCGGCGGCGGACTTGTGCTTGGAGTCCGTGGTGACGGCCGTGGACGAACCGCCCCAGCTCCCCGTGACGCTGTCGCCCTGCGACCACTGCGGCAGCGGAGCCATCGCCCACTTGCCCTTGGTGTCGGGGGCGGCGGTGGTCAGGGTGCCGGGTGCCCAGACCGCGCTGACCCAGGCGATCTGCTTGCCGGTGTTGAGCGCCTTGTTCCAGGCCGGGGTGTACATCGGCTGGTTGTCGATCGCGCCCTCCTTGACGAGGCCGCCCCAGAAGTCGGCGACCTTCTGCGTCGCCGCGTCGTCGATGCCGACCTTCCACTTCTGGCCCTCTGTCGTCCACCACTTGGCGCCCGCCTGCTGGGCGAGACCCGCGAAGAGACCGGAGTCGTTGGCGGAGAAGGTGGTCAGGTCCGTCTCCGGCGACTTCTTCTTCAGCGCGCGGGCCGTCTCGGCGAACTGGTCCCAGGTCTGCGGGACTTCGAGGCCGTACTTCTTGAACAGGTCCTGGCGGTAGTAGAACATCATCGGCCCGGAGTCCTGCGGGATCGCGTACACCGCGTCCGAGCCCAGCGTCGTCTGCTGCCAGACGCCGTCGGCGAACTTGTCCTTCACGCCGTCGACGTCGCCGGCTATGTCGGCGAGCGCGTCATTGCTGACCAGCGTCGGCAGGGCCTGGTACTCGGCCTGGACCAGGTCCGGGGCCTTCTTGGCCTTGTGCGCGGTGAGGATCTTGGTGACCAGCGTGTCGCCGGACGCCTGCTTCTTGACCGTGACCGTGATCCGGTCCTTCTTGCCCTGGCCCTTGTTCCACAGGTCGGCGACCTTGTCCATGCCCGGTGTCCAGGACCAGTACGTCAGCGAGACCGGGCCCGAGTCGGCCTCGCTGTCGTTGTCGTCCGAGGAGCCGCAGGCGGCAAGTGCGGTGGCGCCGAGCGTGACGGCGACCGAGATGGTCACGAGGCGACGCAGCTTCGTGTGTGGCATGGATCTATCTCCCTGACCGTGGTCTCCGCCTGCTGCGGAGGCCTGCCCCTTTTTTCCTGTGCGGCTCGCCTCCGGGGCGCTTCAGCCGGTGTCGAGAGCACGACCGTGCTCAGCCCTTCGGGCCTCCGCGCGCTCGCGCCCTCGACACCGGCTCGCCCCTCCGGCTCGCCCGTGCTGCTTCTGTGAGCGTTCACAGTAGAGAAACATCCAGGACACTTGTCAATGGTTGTTGCTGTGCGGTTATGTTGGCCCCGCGCCGCTGGCGCTGTGTGTGCACGTTCCCAAATGATCGATCGACCGGGAGACAATCCATGCCGGAGACCACCCCCAAGGGCCTCTCGAGGCTCGCCTTCGGTGGGGACTACAACCCCGAGCAGTGGCCGGAAACCGTCTGGCCCGAGGACGTCCGGCTGATGCGCGAGGCCGGCGTCACGATGGTCAGCGTCGGGATCTTCTCCTGGGCGCTGCTGGAGCCAGAGCCCGGGAACCACGACTTCGGCTGGCTCGACCGGCTCCTCGACCTGCTCCACGAGAACGGGATACGCGCCGACCTCGGTACGCCGACGGTGGCGCCGCCCGCCTGGTTCTACCGCGAGCACCCCGAAGCCCTGCCCGTGGCCGCCGACGGCACCCGCTACGAGTTCGGCTCGCGCGGCGCCATCTGCCACAGCAACACTCACTACCGCTCGGCCGCCGCGGACATCACCACCACGCTCGCCACCCGGTACGCCGAGCACCCCGCGCTCGCCATGTGGCACGTCCACAACGAATACGGCGTCCCCGTCTCGGCCTGCTACTGCGAGAGCTGCGCCGCCCACTTCCGCCGCTGGCTCGCCAGGACGTACGGCACGGTCGACGCCGTAAACGAGGCCTGGGGCACGGCCTTCTGGGGCCAGCGGTACGCGGACCTCGACCAGATCAACCCGCCCCGGGCGACCCCGACGGTCGGCAACCCGGCCCAGGCGCTCGACTACAAGCGGTTCGCCGACGACACGATGCGCGAGAACTTCGTAGCCGAGCGGGACATCCTGCACCGCCTCGCGCCCGGCATCCCCGTCACCACCAACTTCATGACCGCCCTCAGCCAGTGCGACTCCGTCGACTACTGGGCCTGGGGTCGCGAGGTCGACCTCGTCACCAACGACCACTACCTGATCACCGACGGCCGCCGTACGCATGTGAACCTCGCGATGGCCGCCGACCTCACCCGCTCCGTCGCCGGCGGCGCCCCCTGGCTGCTGCTCGAACACTCCACCTCGGGCGTCAACTGGCAGACCCGCAACCCCGCCAAGGCTCCCGGCCAGATGGCCCGCAACTCCCTCGCCCATGTGGCCCGCGGCTCCGACGGCGCGATGTTCTTCCAGTGGCGGCAGTCACGGCGCGGCGCGGAGAAGTTCCACTCGGCGATGCTGCCGCACGCGGGCACGGACTCGCGCGTGTGGCGCGAGGTCGTCGAACTCGGCGCGTCCGTCGACTCGTTGAGTACGATCCGCGGCACCCGCACCCAGGCCGACGCCGCCGTCCTGTGGGACTGGCACTCCTGGTGGGCGCAGAACCTCCAGTGGCGCCCCAGCGAGGACCACGACCCGCGCGAGCGCGCCGACGCCTTCTACGAAGCCCTCTACGACCGCCACCTCACCGTCGACTTCGCCCACCCCGAAGCCGACTTGTCGGCCTATCCTCTTGTCGTCGTACCGGCCCTCTACCTGATGACCGAGGCCGCCGGACAGAACCTCACGGAGTACGTCGAGAACGGCGGCACCCTCGTCGTCTCGTACTTCTCCGGCATCGTCGACGAGCACGACGCCGTGCACGACGGCCCCTACCCCGGCCCGCTGCGGGACGTACTCGGCCTGACCGTCGAGGAGTTCTCGCCGCTGCTCGCCGGCGACCAGGTCCGCATCACCGGACCCGACGGATCCGAACTCGCCGGGGACGTCTGGACCGAGTTCGTCGTGCCGCGCGGTGCCGAGACCGTCTGGACGTACGCCGACGGACTCACCGAGGGGCATCCGGCCGTCACCCGTCACCGGCTCGGTGAGGGGTCCGCCTGGTACGTGTCCACGCGGCTCGGAGCCCAGGGGCTCGACGCGCTTGTCGGCCGGGCCGCCGATGACGCGCGGATCGCGCCCCGTGCCGATCTGCCTCGGGATGTCGAAGTGGTGCGACGGGTGGGGGAGTCGGGGGCGTTCCTGTTCGTGATCAACCACTCCGGTGTCGATGCGAAGGTTGCGCTGGAGGCGCACGGTACTGAGCTGCTCACCGGTGAACGGGCGGCGGGGCGGCTCGCGGTGCCCGCGGGGGGCGTCCGGGTTGTGCGCCTCGACGATTGATCGGCCCATTGTTTTCGCCCCCGCCGCCCCTACCCATTCCCGTCACTACTCGGGGGCCAGCCCCCGAACCCCCGCTCCTCAAACGCCGGAGGGGCTGAAGAGTTCGCAGCCCGGGCCGACACACTCAGCCCGTCCGGCGTTTGAGGACGAGGCCGTTCAGGCCGATAGCGGGGGTCTGGGGGCGGAGCCCCCAGAAGGGACGGGAACGGGTAGGGGCGGCGGGGGGCGAAGAACCCCACGCCCACCCCCCCCTCAGCCCCCTCCGGGGCAAACATCCACATCATCACGTCGAAGGGACGACGGACGACGATGTTCCATCCCAGACGCACACTCAGGGCCCTGCTGCTACCGCTGGCAGCCGGCCTGGCCCTCACCGCCCTGCCCGCGCAGAGCGCCCACGCCGCAAGCACTCTCACCAACGCGGGCTTCGAGTCGAACGGCACAGGCACCACGACCCCGACCGGCTGGTCGACCTACTCCGCGGGAGGCCAGACCGCGGCCTCCTTCACGGAGGCAGGCGGCCACGGCGGCAGCTACCGCCTGACGCACTACTCGGCCTCGGCCTACAAGGTGGAGACGTACCAGTACCTCTCGGGCCTCACCAACGGCAACTACAAGCTCACCGCCTGGGTGCGCTCGGGCGGCGGCCAGAACTCCGCCTACCTCGCACTGAAGAACTGCGGCGGTGCGGAACAGCGCACCGACATCCCGGTCTCGTCCAGCGGCTGGATACGGATCGTCACCCCCGTCGCCGTGACGAACAACCAGTGCACGATCAGCATCAACTCCGATGCGAAGGCGGGCAACTGGATCAACGTCGACGACCTGACCTTCACCTCCGGCACGGCGGGCCTGCCCATCAAGGGCTCCGACGTGTCGTCGCTCGCCAAGAGCGAGGCCAAGGGCGGCGTCTACAAGTACAGCTCAGGCGCGACCGGTGACGCGCTCGCCATCCTCAAGTCCGCCGGGCAGAACTACGCCCGCCTCAAGGTGTGGGTGAACCCCGCCGACGGCTACAACAACAAGACACGCGTGCTGGCGACGGCCAAGCGGGTCAAGGCGCAGGGCATGAAGCTCCTCGTCGACTTCCACTACTCGGACACCTGGGCCGACCCGGGCGCGCAGTCCAAGCCCGCCGCCTGGGCCGGACACTCGTACAGCCAGCTGAAGACCGACGTCTACAACCACACGTACGACGTGCTGAACGCGCTGAAGGCGCAGGGCACCACGGCCGACATGGTGCAGGTCGGCAACGAGATCAACGGCGGCATGCTCTGGAACGAGGGTTCCACCTCGAACTGGTCGCAGCTCGCCGGGCTGCTCAACTCCGGCTACGACGCGGTCAAGGCGGTCAACTCCGGCACGACCGTGGCCCTGCACCTCGCCAAGGGCGGCGATCTGGCGGGCACCCGCTGGTGGTTCGACAGCGCGGTCTCCAACGGCGTGAAGTTCGACGTCATCGGGCTGTCCTACTACGGCTACTGGCACGGCACGCTCGCCGACTTCCAGACGACCCTGGACGACGCGGCGACCCGCTACGGCAAGCCGGTGTACCTCGCCGAGACGGCCTACCCCTTCCGCCTCGACAGCAAGGACTCGCACGAGAACATCATCGACCTCAGCAGCGAGCTGGT contains:
- a CDS encoding beta-galactosidase yields the protein MPETTPKGLSRLAFGGDYNPEQWPETVWPEDVRLMREAGVTMVSVGIFSWALLEPEPGNHDFGWLDRLLDLLHENGIRADLGTPTVAPPAWFYREHPEALPVAADGTRYEFGSRGAICHSNTHYRSAAADITTTLATRYAEHPALAMWHVHNEYGVPVSACYCESCAAHFRRWLARTYGTVDAVNEAWGTAFWGQRYADLDQINPPRATPTVGNPAQALDYKRFADDTMRENFVAERDILHRLAPGIPVTTNFMTALSQCDSVDYWAWGREVDLVTNDHYLITDGRRTHVNLAMAADLTRSVAGGAPWLLLEHSTSGVNWQTRNPAKAPGQMARNSLAHVARGSDGAMFFQWRQSRRGAEKFHSAMLPHAGTDSRVWREVVELGASVDSLSTIRGTRTQADAAVLWDWHSWWAQNLQWRPSEDHDPRERADAFYEALYDRHLTVDFAHPEADLSAYPLVVVPALYLMTEAAGQNLTEYVENGGTLVVSYFSGIVDEHDAVHDGPYPGPLRDVLGLTVEEFSPLLAGDQVRITGPDGSELAGDVWTEFVVPRGAETVWTYADGLTEGHPAVTRHRLGEGSAWYVSTRLGAQGLDALVGRAADDARIAPRADLPRDVEVVRRVGESGAFLFVINHSGVDAKVALEAHGTELLTGERAAGRLAVPAGGVRVVRLDD
- a CDS encoding glycoside hydrolase family 53 protein; translation: MFHPRRTLRALLLPLAAGLALTALPAQSAHAASTLTNAGFESNGTGTTTPTGWSTYSAGGQTAASFTEAGGHGGSYRLTHYSASAYKVETYQYLSGLTNGNYKLTAWVRSGGGQNSAYLALKNCGGAEQRTDIPVSSSGWIRIVTPVAVTNNQCTISINSDAKAGNWINVDDLTFTSGTAGLPIKGSDVSSLAKSEAKGGVYKYSSGATGDALAILKSAGQNYARLKVWVNPADGYNNKTRVLATAKRVKAQGMKLLVDFHYSDTWADPGAQSKPAAWAGHSYSQLKTDVYNHTYDVLNALKAQGTTADMVQVGNEINGGMLWNEGSTSNWSQLAGLLNSGYDAVKAVNSGTTVALHLAKGGDLAGTRWWFDSAVSNGVKFDVIGLSYYGYWHGTLADFQTTLDDAATRYGKPVYLAETAYPFRLDSKDSHENIIDLSSELVSGYPASTAGQTQWMKDVASIVEAVPNGRGLGIFYWESTWTAVTGNGWDPTDPSSGNGWENQALFGYDDRALPAMAWFSHR
- a CDS encoding ABC transporter substrate-binding protein, which gives rise to MPHTKLRRLVTISVAVTLGATALAACGSSDDNDSEADSGPVSLTYWSWTPGMDKVADLWNKGQGKKDRITVTVKKQASGDTLVTKILTAHKAKKAPDLVQAEYQALPTLVSNDALADIAGDVDGVKDKFADGVWQQTTLGSDAVYAIPQDSGPMMFYYRQDLFKKYGLEVPQTWDQFAETARALKKKSPETDLTTFSANDSGLFAGLAQQAGAKWWTTEGQKWKVGIDDAATQKVADFWGGLVKEGAIDNQPMYTPAWNKALNTGKQIAWVSAVWAPGTLTTAAPDTKGKWAMAPLPQWSQGDSVTGSWGGSSTAVTTDSKHKSAAAKFAAWLNTDPKALTALAKEGGIYPAATTAQTSDAFTEPPAFFSNQTDFYTQAADIAKTTAPSAWGPNVNVAYTTFNDAFGSAAKNKSDFGAALKTMQGETVADLKKQGFEVAE
- a CDS encoding carbohydrate ABC transporter permease, with product MTSARRKSYGVKGAPYAFLLPATILFALFFALPIGYAVWLSLHKVQVKGLGLGAGAREEVWAGLENYTDSLTDSQLLDGAVRVLGYGAIVVPVMLGLALLFALMLDTDRVRLAPVTRLAIFLPYAIPGVVAAMLWGFLYLPDVSPFYFVLDKLGMPQPDLLDGGPLYLALSNIAVWGGTGFNMIVIYTALQSIPAEVYEAAKLDGATPLQIAVRIKIPMVAPSLVLTFFFSIIATLQVFSEPTTLKPLTNSVSTTWSPLMKVYQDAFRKGDIHSAAATAVIIAVVTLVLSFGFLRAANSRNKQEAAQ